Within Pseudomonas cichorii, the genomic segment AAGGGTCAGAAGCCCGTCGATGGCGCGCAGGCCGGTGGACAGCGGCGCTTCGATCCTGGGACGCTCGGTGGCGGGCGGCGCATCGCGAATCACCGGCTGGGCACCCGCTGCGCCGGACAGGGCAAAGGCCGAAGGCCCATCACCGCTGAGCGATCGGCCGAAACCATCCAGCACCGAGCCCAGCAGGTATTCACCCACCACCAGGCTGTGGGGCTGGAACATTGGCCTGACCGGCGCGCCGATGGCGATACCGTCCAGCGCCCCGAGGGCCGCGAGCAAAGTGTGTTGGCGATCGAAGCCCACGATTTCGGCCATGACTTCACTGCCGTCGGCCCGACGAATTTCGCACAGATCCCCGATACGGGCCTGAGGCATGTGGCTGTGCAAGAGGATGCCTTTGACACCGGCGATACGGCCCATGACCTCGACCGGTGCGCAGCGTTGCAGTCGCTCGCTGTGTTCCTGGCGCCAGCTGTCCAGAGGTGTCATGGTCGACTCCATCACCAGCTCACCTCCACACGCCGCTCACCCTCGAACACCACTTTGTGTTCGTTGATGTCCACGAAGCGCACGCCATCGACTTCATCGCCCAGGAACAGGCGTCGGCCATCGCTGGTCAGGACACTGGCCAGGCGTGTGTTGCTGATCTGAATAATGGTGAAGGGCAATTCGGCAGTGGCGGCGGGCAGGGCGTTGAGCACTTGCAGCGGGCTTTTGTACTGGCGATCGAAGTGCAACAGCATGCGCGAGGTGGATTGCAGCAGGTCGTCTTCGTCGAAAGGGCCGTGCAGGAATATCTTTCCTTCTTCTTCGGCCAGGGTGATGCGTTTTTGCAGCTCGCGTTCTTCAAGCATCTTGGTGAGGACTTTCTTGACCTCGGTGGCATCCTTGAGCTCGATTTTGGAGGGCTTGATCGGCGCGGGCGGTGCAGGCTCCTGTTGATTGACCAGCCAGAACAGCGCGCCCAGAAAGACCACCAGTGAACCGGCCAGCAGTAAAGGCCCGAGCAGTGAACGCGGTGCCCGTTTGAGCGCCGGTGCTTCACGCTCGGCCACAAGCTCCTCGGGTTCCGGTTCGGGTTCAGGGCCGTATGCCTGTTCGAGCTCCGGGTCGTTGAGGGCCTGTGCAAAGTCCCGTGCAGAAGTCTCAGGTTGTTCTTCGTCCTCTTCGGTCGGCCATTCGGTGTTGGCGCTGAGCACCGATAACCACACGCCATTGAGGGCAAAGGGCGTACCCGGCTCAAGCTGGGTGATGCCCTCGATCTTGTGGCCCTCGCTGTCGGTGACTGCACCTTCGCTGCTGGCCAGCGACCAGGTGCTGTCCACCAGCCGCAGCATGCAGTGGCTGTCCTTGATGCCGGGATCGTACAGCGCAAGGTCTGCGCCGCTGGATGAGCCGATGCTCCATTGATCGCCGTTCAAGGGCAGTGCCGCGCCCCGATGCAGGCCGGTCAGTACCCGTAGTTCGTAGTGTTTCTTGGTTTCCATAGGGACTCCGTCAGGCTAGCAGGGCTTGTGCTTCATCCAGGTCGATGCGACCCAGGACCTTGACTTGCACCGTGGACAACAACTCGGCGAAAGACAGCACGGGTACGTGGTTGAACTCATCTGCCAGCAGGCTGTGCAAGGGGCTGCGCAAATCCTGGGCAACCAGCAGGATGGCCTTGGGGCTTGATGGCGGGTTCGATTGCAGGGCGAAGGCTTCGCGCAACTGTTCGAGCAGCGCACTGCCCAGCTCGGGCTCAAGGGCAAAGTAGGATTCGTTCTGGGTCTGGCGCAGGGCATCGCGCAGCAATACTTCCGTTTCCGGCGTCACCAGCCAGGTGTGGAGGGTGTTTTCTTCACTGTGTTGATGACAGATCTGCGCCTTGAGGGCGATGCGCACATAGTCGGTCAGGGCATTGAGGTCGCGCTCATGCTGGCCTTGTTCGATCAGGGTTTCGGCAATCGGCCTGACCGAGCGCAACGAAACCAGTTCGGCAGAAAGACGTTGCAACACGGCAGCAAAGCGCGCCAAAGGCAAGGTGCGTTGCAGCTCCTGGGCCAGTTCCGGTTGTTCGGACTCCAGCCAGCTGAGGATCGCCTTGCTTTCCTGAAGACCGATGAATTGCGGGCCGGTGGCCTGGAAGGCGCGGCTCATGCGCTCCAGGATCAGCTCATGAGGCCGTATGCCGACGATGTCCTCGTCCTCGAACAGCGGATCGTTTGCATCCACCCACATCCACTGGGCTTCGTCGCGATCGACCCGTCCGGGTTCGCCGGGCTGGTCTTCCTCCACATCACGGATATCGACGGCCACGTGGGTCAGGGAAATGGTGGCGCGTACAAAAGGCACTTCATAAACGCAGAAGCGGAATTCGTCGATTTCGCAACTTTCCACGAACTCGATATCGAAGGAGGGCAGCGTCAGGCCGAAGTTGTGAACCAGTGTGTTGCGGCGCTGGCGAATGCCTTGAATCAGCATGTCGAGCTCCATCAAACCCTGATGGCTTGGGTGAAACTGCAGCAGGTAGGCCCGTGACGGGTTGAAGCGGCGGATATCCTCGCGACCATTGAGTTCGGGCGCGGCATTGCGGGCGGAGCCGACCTGATCCTGATAAAGCTCTTTCTGACGAATCCGCCACAACTGGATCAGACCGCTGAACAGGCACAGCGAGCTGATGCACGCAAACACAAGGGTCGGCATCCCCGGAATCAGGCCGAACCCCATCATCCCGATGGAGGCGAATACCCAGGCCTTTGGCTGGCTGGTGAGCTGTTCGGCGATTTCGTGACCGATGTTGGCGTCGGCGGTCTGACTGTCAGGGGCTACACGGGTGATGATCATGCCTGCGGTCAGGGAGATCAGCAGCGCAGGGATCTGAGCGATCAGGCCGTCACCGATGGTCAGTACCGAATACAGGTGCATGGCATCACCGGCTTCCATGCCGTGTTGCAGCACGCCGATGGAAAAACCACCGATCAGGTTGATGAACACGATCACCAGGCCGGCGATGGCATCACCCTTCACGAACTTCATCGCACCGTCCATCGCACCGAACAGCTGGCTTTCCTTGGACAACTGCTCACGGCGATGCCGGGCTTCGCGCACGTTGATCAGGTTGGCCCGCAGGTCGCTGTCGATGGACATCTGCTTGCCGGGCATTGCGTCCAGGGTGAAGCGTGCCGCCACTTCCGCAACCCGCTCCGAGCCCTTGGTGATCACCAGAAAGTTGACGATGGTCAGGATCAGGAAGATCACCAGACCCACTGCCAGGTTGCCGCCGACCACGAAACTGCCGAATGCTTCGACGATATGGCCGGCATCCTGTTGCAGCAGAATCAGGCGGGTGGTGGCAATCGACAAGGCCAGACGAAACATGGTGGTCAGCAGCAACACCGCCGGGAAGGTCGAGAACGCCAGCGGGCGCGGCAGGTACATCGCCAACACGATAAGCAATGACGAAATACAGATGTTCAGGGCGATCAGCACGTCCACCAGCGCGGTGGGCAAGGGCAGGATCATCATGAACACGATGGCCATGACCATGATCGCGCCAACGATTTCCGTGCGCCTCATCACCGCCAGCGCGAGGTTGTTGAGTGCATGGATGATGCGAATCATTGGATGGTTCTCCCGGCATCTTCAATGCCCATGGCCTTGCGTTCCTGGCGAGACAATTCATCCATGAGGCCCTGTAACAGGCGCAGGCCGTTCTGGCGGGTTTTCAGGTCCTTCCACAACGGCAGAGGCAGGTTTTGCAGCAACGGGTACAGGCCGTTGAAGAACAGCGGTTGCAGGTTGGGCGTGCGACCAATGGTTTCTTCGGCCAGCAATGTCAGGTCGCGGGCGAAGAAGCCGTTGCCGCAGAAACGCAGCACTCGTTTGCTCATGCCCAGTGCGGTCATGGCGCTGTCGGGAGATTTCTTTGCCAGGCGTTCAAGCAGCGCCAGGCAGGTTTTCAGCAGGTTGTTCAACTGGCCGCTGGCGCCCAGGCCTCGCAGCATCGAGCGCAGTACGCCGCCCGGCAGTGAAGGGGCGAGGGCGGCAATGTCGTCTGCCAGCGCTCGCTGCAGGGTGCGCAGGCCGCGGGCGAACTGATCTTCATTGAAGCGTTCGAGCAAGGCTTCCAGCAGGGTTGCCAGCGGCTGCTGACCTACGATTGCCTTGTAATAGAGCTGACGCATCAGGCTGCGTTGCTGAGGGTCGCTGCTGAACAGGGCGATGGCGCTGGCGGTATTCAAACCGGCGCGAATCTTGTCGCCATGGGTCAGGCGCAGCTCTTCAAGCATGGTCTGAGCCTGGTCGTGACTGGTTTCGCTGCCTTCGGCAACGGACAGGCGCACCACCTGCTGCAACAGAATGTCGGCCCGCGCCGGGTCGTTGTCCGCCATCTTCAGCAGGTCAGGCATCGAACTGCCTTGCTGCATCATCTGGATCTGCATGCGCCTGGCCTGCTGCTCCAGGGTTGGCTGCTCGCTGTTATCGAGCAGGCGGTACATCTCGGCCAGTTTCTCGATGCGTTCGATACGTTGCGAACTGCCGGACTCGCGAACATGTCGCTCGTCCAGTCCCTTGCTGTGGCGCTCCACGCTTTCACTGAACTTCATCGCCACTTCTTCCATGGAATCGAGCAATGGAT encodes:
- a CDS encoding FHA domain-containing protein, whose protein sequence is METKKHYELRVLTGLHRGAALPLNGDQWSIGSSSGADLALYDPGIKDSHCMLRLVDSTWSLASSEGAVTDSEGHKIEGITQLEPGTPFALNGVWLSVLSANTEWPTEEDEEQPETSARDFAQALNDPELEQAYGPEPEPEPEELVAEREAPALKRAPRSLLGPLLLAGSLVVFLGALFWLVNQQEPAPPAPIKPSKIELKDATEVKKVLTKMLEERELQKRITLAEEEGKIFLHGPFDEDDLLQSTSRMLLHFDRQYKSPLQVLNALPAATAELPFTIIQISNTRLASVLTSDGRRLFLGDEVDGVRFVDINEHKVVFEGERRVEVSW
- the sctV gene encoding type III secretion system export apparatus subunit SctV, which produces MIRIIHALNNLALAVMRRTEIVGAIMVMAIVFMMILPLPTALVDVLIALNICISSLLIVLAMYLPRPLAFSTFPAVLLLTTMFRLALSIATTRLILLQQDAGHIVEAFGSFVVGGNLAVGLVIFLILTIVNFLVITKGSERVAEVAARFTLDAMPGKQMSIDSDLRANLINVREARHRREQLSKESQLFGAMDGAMKFVKGDAIAGLVIVFINLIGGFSIGVLQHGMEAGDAMHLYSVLTIGDGLIAQIPALLISLTAGMIITRVAPDSQTADANIGHEIAEQLTSQPKAWVFASIGMMGFGLIPGMPTLVFACISSLCLFSGLIQLWRIRQKELYQDQVGSARNAAPELNGREDIRRFNPSRAYLLQFHPSHQGLMELDMLIQGIRQRRNTLVHNFGLTLPSFDIEFVESCEIDEFRFCVYEVPFVRATISLTHVAVDIRDVEEDQPGEPGRVDRDEAQWMWVDANDPLFEDEDIVGIRPHELILERMSRAFQATGPQFIGLQESKAILSWLESEQPELAQELQRTLPLARFAAVLQRLSAELVSLRSVRPIAETLIEQGQHERDLNALTDYVRIALKAQICHQHSEENTLHTWLVTPETEVLLRDALRQTQNESYFALEPELGSALLEQLREAFALQSNPPSSPKAILLVAQDLRSPLHSLLADEFNHVPVLSFAELLSTVQVKVLGRIDLDEAQALLA
- the sctW gene encoding type III secretion system gatekeeper subunit SctW, which gives rise to MKFSESVERHSKGLDERHVRESGSSQRIERIEKLAEMYRLLDNSEQPTLEQQARRMQIQMMQQGSSMPDLLKMADNDPARADILLQQVVRLSVAEGSETSHDQAQTMLEELRLTHGDKIRAGLNTASAIALFSSDPQQRSLMRQLYYKAIVGQQPLATLLEALLERFNEDQFARGLRTLQRALADDIAALAPSLPGGVLRSMLRGLGASGQLNNLLKTCLALLERLAKKSPDSAMTALGMSKRVLRFCGNGFFARDLTLLAEETIGRTPNLQPLFFNGLYPLLQNLPLPLWKDLKTRQNGLRLLQGLMDELSRQERKAMGIEDAGRTIQ